One part of the Prunus persica cultivar Lovell chromosome G5, Prunus_persica_NCBIv2, whole genome shotgun sequence genome encodes these proteins:
- the LOC18777354 gene encoding oligopeptide transporter 7 isoform X2 codes for MWWPANLVQVSLFRALHEKEARPKGGVTRTQFFLIAFICSFAYYVFPGYLFEMLTSLSWICWIFPKSVLAQQLGSGLYGLGIGTVGIDWSTISSYLGSPLASPWFATANVAAGFFLVMYILTPFCYWFNVYKAKTFPIFSSTMFKSDGEEYNITAIIDSNFHLDSAAYNREGPLYLSIIFAITYGVGFAALTATIVHVALFHGREIWEQSKASFKEKQMDIHTRLMQRYKQVPEWWFVVILLVNIAVTIFTCQYYNDQLQLPWWGVLLACAIAIFFTLPIGIITAITNQTPGLNIITEYIIGYIYPGYPVANMCFKVYGYISMTQAITFLQDFKLGHYMKIPPRTMFMAQVVGTLIAAIVYLGTAWWLMETIPDICEDTSSVWTCPGDTVFYDASVIWGLIGPRRIFGNKGTYEAINWFFLGGAVAPLVVWAAAKAFPKQEWIRLINMPVLIGATGNMPPATAVNYTSWIILGFLSGFVVYRYRPDWWRRHNYVLSGALDAGLAFMGVLLYFSLGLEDISLNWWGNDLDGCPLATCPTAKGVIVEGCPVYT; via the exons ATGTGGTGGCCAGCGAACCTTGTCCAAGTTTCATTGTTCAG GGCCCTCCATGAGAAAGAAGCAAGGCCAAAGGGAGGAGTGACGAGAACACAGTTCTTCCTCATCGCCTTCATTTGCAGCTTTGCTTACTATGTCTTCCCTGGCTACCTCTTTGAAATGCTAACTTCCCTCTCTTGGATATGTTGGATTTTCCCCAAAAGTGTCCTGGCCCAACAGCTTGGCTCAGGTCTTTATGGGCTTGGAATTGGAACCGTTGGGATTGACTGGTCAACCATCTCCTCCTACCTTGGAAGCCCACTTGCAAGCCCATGGTTTGCCACAGCCAATGTTGCTGCtggttttttccttgtcatgTACATATTGACTCCGTTTTGCTATTGGTTTAATGTCTACAAAGCCAAAACcttcccaattttttcaaGCACAATGTTCAAATCAGATGGTGAAGAATACAACATAACAGCTATCATTGACTCCAATTTCCACCTTGATTCCGCCGCGTACAATCGAGAAGGTCCGCTTTACCTCAGTATAATTTTTGCAATAACTTACGGCGTTGGCTTTGCTGCACTCACTGCTACAATTGTACATGTTGCTTTGTTTCATGGAAG GGAAATATGggagcaaagcaaagcaagttTCAAAGAGAAGCAAATGGACATACACACAAGACTTATGCAGAGGTATAAGCAAGTGCCTGAGTGGTGGTTTGTGGTCATACTTTTGGTCAACATTGCAGTCACTATTTTTACCTGCCAATACTACAATGACCAGCTTCAGTTGCCTTGGTGGGGTGTTTTACTAGCTTGTGCTATTGCCATTTTCTTCACCCTCCCAATTGGGATCATCACAGCCATCACAAATCAG ACACCAGGCTTAAACATCATCACTGAGTATATAATTGGGTATATATACCCAGGTTACCCAGTTGCCAATATGTGCTTCAAGGTGTATGGCTACATAAGTATGACACAAGCCATCACATTTTTGCAAGACTTCAAGCTTGGTCACTACATGAAAATCCCTCCTAGAACCATGTTCATGGCTCAG GTTGTGGGTACCCTTATAGCTGCAATTGTCTACTTGGGCACTGCTTGGTGGCTGATGGAAACCATCCCAGACATATGTGAGGACACATCATCAGTGTGGACTTGCCCAGGAGACACAGTGTTCTATGATGCCTCAGTCATATGGGGCTTGATTGGCCCTAGAAGAATATTTGGTAACAAGGGCACATATGAGGCAATCAATTGGTTCTTCTTGGGTGGGGCAGTTGCCCCCCTTGTTGTATGGGCAGCTGCTAAGGCCTTCCCAAAACAAGAGTGGATCAGGCTCATCAACATGCCAGTCCTAATTGGTGCCACAGGGAATATGCCACCTGCAACTGCAGTCAACTACACTTCTTGGatcattttgggttttctgtCTGGTTTTGTTGTGTATAGGTATAGGCCAGATTGGTGGAGGAGGCACAATTATGTGCTCTCTGGGGCACTTGATGCTGGCCTTGCCTTCATGGGGGTGCTTCTGTATTTTAGCTTGGGGTTGGAGGACATTAGCCTTAACTGGTGGGGAAATGACCTTGATGGGTGCCCCTTGGCTACTTGCCCTACGGCTAA